Proteins found in one Prochlorothrix hollandica PCC 9006 = CALU 1027 genomic segment:
- the xseA gene encoding exodeoxyribonuclease VII large subunit, which translates to MNPMDQPLPSTPQTALSVAGLTRYFQDLVEEDPQLRQVWVMGEVSSANPHPRGFFFTLQDPTEKVAINCVIWRGQQVKLAGVPAPTEQVIVLGSLRLFPGRSQYQLMVWQWIPAGEGLLALRQRQLQQRLEAEGLFEETRKRSIPVHPHTVAVITSPEAAAWGDIQRTFKHRYPGLRLLFAPAQVQGIHSPPSIVEALQRVQRDGRAAVIILSRGGGAKEDLACFNDERVVRAIAHCSIPIITGIGHQRDESLADLAADFCAHTPTAAAVVAVPQLADLRGDHEARVQGLCHWMGGHLSQQAQRLETLQGRLQRLSPQGQLRRDRQHQASLRQHLLRAMAQRLRQEQIRSQALADRLVSLDPAAVIRRGYALVRQDQGEVLRSGTQVAVGDRLTITLAQGSVTARVESVEPG; encoded by the coding sequence ATGAATCCCATGGATCAGCCCCTACCCTCCACCCCCCAAACAGCCCTGTCTGTGGCTGGCTTAACCCGCTATTTCCAAGACCTGGTGGAAGAAGATCCCCAGTTGCGCCAAGTGTGGGTGATGGGGGAAGTCTCCAGCGCCAATCCCCATCCCAGGGGGTTTTTCTTTACCCTCCAGGATCCCACGGAGAAGGTAGCCATCAATTGCGTGATTTGGCGGGGACAACAAGTTAAGTTAGCGGGAGTCCCTGCCCCCACGGAACAGGTTATTGTGCTGGGGAGTCTGCGGCTCTTTCCGGGCAGAAGCCAGTATCAACTGATGGTGTGGCAATGGATCCCGGCGGGGGAAGGGTTATTGGCCCTGCGCCAGCGGCAACTGCAGCAACGGCTGGAAGCAGAGGGACTGTTTGAGGAAACCCGCAAGCGATCGATCCCGGTCCATCCCCATACCGTAGCGGTGATCACCTCCCCGGAAGCCGCCGCCTGGGGCGATATCCAGCGGACTTTCAAACACCGTTACCCCGGCCTGCGGCTGCTGTTTGCCCCGGCCCAGGTGCAGGGAATCCACAGCCCCCCGTCCATTGTGGAGGCGTTGCAACGGGTGCAGCGGGATGGGCGGGCGGCGGTGATTATTCTCAGCCGGGGTGGGGGAGCCAAAGAGGATTTAGCCTGTTTCAACGATGAGCGGGTGGTGCGGGCCATTGCCCACTGTTCCATCCCCATCATCACCGGCATCGGCCACCAGCGGGACGAGTCCTTAGCCGATTTAGCGGCGGATTTCTGTGCCCATACCCCCACGGCGGCGGCAGTGGTGGCGGTGCCCCAGTTGGCGGATTTGCGGGGGGATCACGAGGCCAGGGTTCAGGGCTTGTGCCACTGGATGGGGGGACACCTGAGCCAGCAGGCCCAACGGCTGGAAACCTTGCAAGGGCGGCTGCAACGCCTCTCCCCCCAGGGCCAACTGCGCCGCGATCGCCAACACCAGGCCAGCCTCCGCCAGCACCTGCTGCGGGCCATGGCTCAGCGGTTACGGCAGGAACAGATCCGCAGCCAAGCCTTGGCCGATCGCCTGGTCAGTCTCGATCCGGCGGCGGTGATTCGCCGGGGCTATGCCTTGGTGCGCCAGGATCAGGGGGAGGTGCTGCGGTCTGGGACCCAGGTGGCGGTGGGCGATCGCCTCACCATTACCCTGGCCCAGGGATCGGTGACGGCGCGGGTGGAATCGGTGGAACCGGGTTAG
- a CDS encoding CHAT domain-containing tetratricopeptide repeat protein: MAYSWSLIPVVLSWSLGGAIAPPVLAAGTLDPQAVTAPRLGLGADPVGRDRRAQAPNAGEPGETFEGSLSADSPTLGSGNYYAVHSIQGTEGETLRLTLESEEFDAYLLVLNGAGETLVEDDDSGGGSQAQIVVQWPESGSYRVLVTSYKPGQTGTYRLGWQQATALEADTLTLQNQLTDAETLSGLGQSAAALAMVDQVVTRLPPIAPHLSPLVLGQLLNRGADLYRQQGEIDRSLALYQQALETLEAALGADAFALVESLNGLALVYRSQGQYLEAEKFYGRAIRLYEQRDASQGNGEPSTNLGIVLDNLANIYRVQGNYGDAEPLARRAFAIFEANLGPNHPTLATSLNNLAALAKAQGNYGEASRNLEQALAIAEANLGADHPNLAIILSNLGAVYDDRGLYDQAEPYYQRSLALLEANFSPGHPSILISLNNLSRLEYNRGNYGVSENLYDRVITATRASLGDHHPDLAIYLKNSADTHLAQGHYGAALAALGETLALEEQSLGVNLAGLGEQQRRDYLNTLNTTLDPLLTLHLQHLPQDATAATLALTAILQRKGRVLDAASLSLQRLRQNLTADDRQRFDRLNATRTQLANLINQGVGDQDPETYQRQIRTLENELERQEKELAQRSTAFQQTIQPITVEAVRQGLPQDAALIEFFRYHPVDATAAAGARLGDARYAAYVLRPGGEVVGVDLGDANTIDRRLQIFRRFLRDPSQPIAPIKALGQRFYQQLITPLLPYGGEASHWLISPDSQLNLLSFATLVDEQGDYLLQNRDITYLSSGRDLLRFDLSHFDLPHFDLPHRNSQESPARPQAAAIIANPDYDLNADLPLAPSLEPDPAPSTRSAAMAATPWSPLPGTAEEAAVLQTLLPQAQVFSEAQATEFQVKTLANPQILHLATHGFFLPMDSDGDENPLLRSGLILAGANQRLGNPESSGGEDGILTALEVSGLDLQNTEMVVLSACETGLGDVTDGEGVYGLRRAFTLTGAASQVMTLWSVPDRETLTLMAAYYQGLVVDHHSRATALRQIQQQMLANPATAHPFYWAAFILSGQWTPLVTDP; the protein is encoded by the coding sequence ATGGCCTATTCTTGGAGTTTGATTCCCGTTGTCCTGTCTTGGAGCCTTGGAGGGGCGATCGCTCCGCCGGTCCTTGCTGCCGGGACGCTGGATCCTCAGGCTGTGACCGCTCCCCGGTTAGGGTTGGGGGCGGATCCGGTGGGCCGCGATCGCCGTGCCCAGGCACCCAACGCCGGAGAGCCGGGGGAAACCTTTGAGGGTAGCCTTAGCGCCGATAGCCCCACCCTGGGCAGTGGCAACTATTACGCCGTCCATAGCATCCAGGGCACCGAAGGGGAAACCCTGCGCCTGACCCTGGAGAGTGAGGAGTTTGATGCCTACTTACTAGTCCTCAATGGAGCAGGGGAGACCCTGGTGGAGGATGACGACAGTGGTGGGGGATCCCAGGCCCAGATTGTGGTGCAATGGCCCGAATCCGGTAGCTATCGGGTGCTAGTGACCAGTTATAAACCGGGGCAGACGGGAACCTATCGCCTGGGATGGCAGCAAGCCACGGCCCTAGAGGCGGACACCCTGACCCTCCAGAACCAACTGACCGACGCGGAAACCCTCAGCGGCCTAGGGCAATCCGCCGCTGCCTTGGCCATGGTGGATCAGGTTGTTACCCGCCTGCCCCCCATTGCCCCCCACCTGTCCCCCCTGGTGCTGGGTCAACTGCTGAACCGGGGGGCTGATCTGTACCGCCAACAGGGGGAAATCGATCGCAGTTTGGCCCTCTATCAACAAGCCCTTGAGACCCTGGAAGCGGCCCTGGGAGCCGATGCCTTTGCCTTGGTGGAGAGCCTTAATGGCTTAGCCCTGGTCTACCGTTCCCAGGGACAGTATCTGGAGGCAGAAAAATTCTATGGCCGTGCTATTCGTCTCTATGAACAACGGGACGCAAGCCAGGGGAATGGGGAGCCATCGACGAATTTAGGCATTGTTTTGGATAATTTAGCCAATATCTACCGAGTTCAGGGTAACTATGGCGATGCGGAACCCCTAGCCCGCCGTGCCTTTGCCATTTTTGAGGCTAATCTGGGTCCCAACCATCCCACCCTGGCCACCAGCCTCAATAACCTGGCCGCTCTAGCCAAGGCCCAGGGCAACTATGGGGAAGCCAGCCGCAATCTAGAGCAGGCGTTGGCGATCGCGGAAGCTAACCTGGGGGCAGATCACCCCAATTTGGCCATTATTCTGAGTAATCTGGGGGCTGTGTATGACGATCGCGGCCTTTACGATCAGGCAGAACCCTATTATCAGCGCTCTCTAGCCCTGTTAGAGGCCAATTTCAGCCCTGGTCATCCTAGTATCCTCATTAGCCTCAATAATTTAAGTCGTTTAGAGTATAACCGGGGCAACTATGGGGTCAGTGAAAACCTGTACGATCGGGTGATCACCGCCACCCGCGCCAGTCTGGGGGATCACCACCCCGATTTAGCCATTTACTTGAAAAATAGTGCCGATACCCACCTGGCCCAAGGCCACTATGGTGCCGCCCTCGCTGCCCTGGGGGAAACCTTGGCCCTGGAAGAACAGAGCCTGGGGGTCAACTTGGCGGGCTTAGGGGAGCAGCAACGGCGGGACTACCTCAACACCCTCAACACCACCCTCGATCCCCTGCTGACCCTCCACCTGCAACACCTGCCCCAGGATGCCACCGCCGCCACCCTGGCCCTGACGGCGATTTTGCAACGGAAGGGGCGGGTGCTGGATGCGGCTAGCCTCAGTCTGCAACGGTTGCGGCAAAACTTGACGGCGGACGATCGCCAGCGCTTCGATCGCCTCAACGCCACCCGCACCCAACTGGCCAACCTAATCAATCAAGGGGTGGGGGATCAAGACCCGGAAACCTACCAACGTCAAATACGAACCCTGGAAAACGAACTGGAACGCCAGGAAAAAGAGCTAGCCCAACGCAGCACGGCCTTTCAGCAGACCATCCAACCCATTACAGTAGAAGCTGTTCGCCAGGGGTTACCCCAGGATGCGGCCCTGATTGAGTTTTTCCGCTATCATCCCGTTGATGCCACGGCTGCTGCCGGTGCCCGGTTGGGTGATGCCCGGTATGCGGCCTATGTGCTGCGCCCTGGAGGGGAAGTGGTGGGGGTGGATCTGGGGGATGCGAACACCATCGATCGGCGTCTGCAAATTTTCCGGCGTTTCCTGCGGGATCCCAGCCAACCGATCGCCCCCATTAAAGCTTTGGGCCAACGGTTCTATCAGCAGTTGATCACGCCCCTATTGCCCTATGGCGGTGAGGCTAGTCATTGGCTTATTTCCCCCGATAGTCAGCTTAACTTGTTATCCTTTGCGACTTTAGTCGATGAACAGGGGGATTACCTCTTGCAGAACCGCGATATCACCTATTTATCCTCCGGGCGGGATTTGTTACGCTTTGATCTGTCGCACTTTGATCTGCCGCACTTTGATCTGCCGCACCGGAATTCCCAGGAATCCCCTGCCCGCCCCCAAGCCGCTGCCATTATTGCCAACCCGGACTATGATCTCAACGCTGATCTGCCCCTAGCCCCGTCCTTGGAGCCGGATCCTGCCCCCAGCACCCGATCGGCGGCCATGGCCGCCACCCCCTGGTCCCCCTTGCCCGGTACCGCTGAGGAAGCCGCCGTCCTCCAAACCCTCTTGCCCCAAGCCCAGGTGTTTAGCGAGGCCCAAGCCACGGAATTTCAGGTCAAAACCCTGGCCAATCCCCAGATTTTGCACCTGGCCACCCATGGCTTCTTCTTGCCCATGGACTCCGATGGCGACGAAAATCCCTTGCTGCGATCGGGCCTAATTCTGGCGGGAGCCAACCAACGCCTAGGGAACCCAGAATCCAGCGGCGGCGAAGATGGCATCCTGACGGCCTTGGAAGTGTCGGGGTTGGATCTCCAGAATACGGAGATGGTGGTGCTGTCCGCCTGTGAGACCGGCCTGGGGGATGTGACCGATGGGGAAGGGGTCTATGGCTTGCGGCGGGCCTTCACCCTGACGGGGGCGGCGAGCCAGGTGATGACCCTGTGGAGTGTGCCCGATCGGGAAACCCTGACCCTGATGGCGGCTTACTACCAAGGCTTGGTGGTGGATCACCACAGCCGCGCCACAGCCCTGCGCCAAATCCAACAGCAAATGCTGGCGAACCCCGCCACAGCCCACCCCTTTTATTGGGCGGCGTTTATACTGTCGGGGCAATGGACTCCCCTAGTGACGGATCCTTAG
- a CDS encoding hemolysin family protein: protein MPRLLAILGLIVINGFFVTAEFSIVSVRRSRIRQLVIEGDDPARIVQRLQHSLDRLLSTTQLGITLSSLALGWIGEGTLAYILAGVFQGLPLGSELRNTLSHSVAIPLAFCLLAYLQIVLGELCPKAIALIYPEQLARLLGKPSVVIAQIFNPFIWILNQSTHLFLSLFGLSYGGQNWYNQVTPEELQLIISTASESIGLEEEERQLLQNIFEFGDVIVGDVMVPRTQIVGIPRSATLHDVLLEVAQSGHSRYPVIGESLDDIRGILQFKELAEPWAAGSLPADIAIQPWIHPARFVQEGTPLSELLPLMKRSRQSMVIVVDEYGGTAGLTTLKDLVEEIIGSSLDSAAEQNLKIRRLDQQTFLVQAQQDLEEINHRLNLSLPLSEDYNTLGGFLIFQLQKIPIQGETIIYDGVELTVISTDGPRLHYIQIRFRDSEVGLATENPVTDTLHQEILGNEGLILEKDGNIDNQG from the coding sequence ATGCCCCGACTGCTGGCCATTCTGGGCTTGATTGTCATCAATGGTTTCTTTGTGACGGCGGAGTTTTCCATTGTCTCTGTGCGTCGATCGCGCATTCGCCAATTGGTCATCGAAGGGGATGATCCGGCCCGCATTGTCCAGCGCCTCCAGCACAGCCTCGATCGCCTCCTCTCCACGACCCAACTGGGGATTACCCTGTCTAGCCTTGCCCTGGGTTGGATCGGGGAAGGCACGTTAGCCTACATTTTGGCCGGTGTTTTTCAGGGTTTGCCCCTGGGGTCCGAACTGCGCAACACCCTTTCCCATTCCGTCGCCATTCCCCTGGCCTTCTGCCTCCTGGCCTATCTCCAAATTGTGCTGGGGGAACTGTGCCCCAAGGCGATCGCCTTGATCTATCCAGAGCAACTGGCGCGGCTGTTGGGGAAACCCAGCGTCGTCATTGCCCAAATCTTTAACCCCTTTATCTGGATTCTCAACCAATCCACCCACCTGTTTCTCAGTCTGTTTGGTCTTAGTTATGGGGGCCAGAACTGGTATAACCAAGTCACCCCCGAAGAACTGCAATTAATCATCAGTACCGCCAGTGAATCCATTGGCCTGGAGGAGGAAGAGCGGCAACTGCTGCAAAATATTTTTGAGTTTGGGGATGTGATTGTGGGGGATGTGATGGTCCCTCGCACTCAAATTGTGGGCATTCCGCGATCGGCCACCCTCCATGATGTGTTGCTGGAGGTGGCGCAGTCGGGCCATTCCCGCTATCCCGTCATTGGGGAATCCTTGGATGATATTCGGGGAATTCTCCAATTCAAGGAACTGGCGGAACCCTGGGCAGCGGGTAGCCTACCGGCAGACATTGCCATCCAGCCTTGGATTCATCCGGCCCGTTTTGTCCAGGAAGGCACCCCCCTCAGTGAGCTGTTGCCGCTGATGAAGCGATCGCGGCAATCCATGGTGATTGTGGTGGATGAATACGGAGGCACTGCTGGCCTGACCACCCTCAAGGATCTCGTGGAGGAAATCATTGGTTCCAGCTTAGATTCCGCCGCCGAACAGAATCTGAAAATCCGCCGCTTGGATCAGCAAACTTTTCTGGTGCAGGCCCAGCAAGATTTGGAGGAGATCAACCACCGCTTAAATCTCAGTTTGCCTCTGTCGGAAGACTACAACACCCTGGGGGGGTTCCTGATTTTCCAATTGCAAAAAATCCCCATTCAGGGAGAAACGATTATCTATGACGGGGTGGAGTTAACGGTGATCTCTACGGATGGTCCTCGCTTGCACTATATCCAGATCCGTTTTCGGGATAGTGAAGTGGGTTTAGCGACGGAAAATCCCGTGACGGACACTCTGCACCAGGAAATCCTAGGTAATGAGGGGTTAATTCTGGAAAAAGACGGCAATATTGACAATCAAGGCTAA
- a CDS encoding rhodanese-like domain-containing protein has translation MHSWQDIPRISVEALGDRLETLAQTPDSPTPQLIDVREPGEVALVSLPGFTVLPLSQAEQWMGTIGDRLDPHQETIVMCHHGGRSAQMCQWLLSQGFTDVKNLVGGIDAYAVVVDPSLPRY, from the coding sequence ATGCATTCCTGGCAGGATATTCCCCGTATTAGTGTTGAAGCCCTGGGCGATCGCCTTGAGACCTTGGCCCAAACCCCAGACTCCCCCACCCCCCAATTGATTGATGTGCGGGAACCGGGGGAAGTGGCCCTGGTCAGTCTTCCCGGCTTTACGGTTTTGCCCCTCAGCCAAGCTGAGCAGTGGATGGGCACCATCGGCGATCGCTTGGATCCCCACCAGGAAACCATCGTCATGTGCCACCATGGGGGACGCTCTGCCCAAATGTGTCAGTGGCTGCTGTCCCAGGGGTTCACCGATGTTAAAAACCTGGTGGGGGGCATTGATGCCTATGCGGTGGTGGTGGATCCCAGTCTGCCCCGGTATTAG
- a CDS encoding DNA polymerase III subunit gamma/tau — protein sequence MAYEPLHHKYRPQMFQDLVGQTAIATTLTHALQQQRIAPAYLFTGPRGTGKTSSARILAKSLNCIQVDRPTATPCGQCEVCHGIIRGTALDVIEIDAASNTGVDNIRELIEKSQFAPVQCRYKVYVIDECHMLSTAAFNALLKTLEEPPDRVVFVLATTDPQRVLPTIISRCQRFDFRRIPLEPMIQHLQYIARQENITITDPAVTLVAQIAQGGLRDAESLLDQLSLLPPPITPEAVWDLVGAVPERDLLALTQAIASQQPETILDVARQLMNRGREPLIVLQNLASFYRDLLIAKTAPQRPDLVAITTETWQQMCSFTQGINLDIILRGQQHLRSSEVQLKNTTQPRLWLEVTLMGLLPSTLGAAASIAAVSAPPIALGTVPPAVPPVVPPAPSPAAMGQAMDPAMATYPMVPAAPAAPPQSPGIAPTPLPAPEPGTATTAEATPDLGQLWQRIMNRLESKSTKALLEQHVHLVSFQGSRAMISSPPGLKEIVHSRLDLIQQAFSQVVGRSVAIQVETLAKASPPPGVVTVPPNPVSPPSPPSYGSPAPPSPVSAAYTAAQSAGSAHAPGVAPSPPLPTTPPAPTPGTAIAPASQAHAPGTPPSIAPAPVAPAPVAPAPIASDAITTGTMASGAVASGPVASGAVASGATPAAPKGKAPPDLPTIPTPSAGVTSPTAAPNPTTTLPNPATPPAPPSPTPTPLPITHPAPSTLATVWSEDEVVEIAKQFAEFFRGERVQENQLEEEAVDLDYWNQSPGDDDDDIPF from the coding sequence ATGGCCTACGAACCACTGCATCACAAATATCGGCCCCAGATGTTCCAGGATTTGGTGGGCCAAACGGCGATCGCCACCACCCTCACCCATGCCCTCCAGCAACAACGCATCGCCCCCGCCTATCTGTTCACGGGACCACGAGGCACCGGTAAAACCTCCAGCGCCCGTATCTTAGCCAAGTCCTTAAACTGCATTCAGGTCGATCGCCCCACCGCCACCCCCTGCGGCCAATGTGAAGTCTGCCACGGCATCATTCGAGGCACCGCCTTGGATGTCATTGAAATTGACGCGGCTAGCAATACAGGCGTAGATAACATTCGAGAACTCATTGAAAAATCCCAATTTGCGCCGGTTCAATGTCGCTATAAAGTCTATGTGATCGATGAATGTCACATGCTGAGTACCGCCGCCTTTAATGCCCTCCTCAAGACCCTAGAAGAACCCCCCGATCGCGTTGTTTTCGTCCTGGCCACCACCGATCCCCAGCGGGTGCTGCCCACCATTATTTCCCGCTGTCAGCGCTTCGATTTTCGACGGATTCCCCTGGAACCCATGATCCAGCATCTGCAATACATTGCCCGCCAGGAAAACATCACCATCACAGACCCTGCCGTGACCCTCGTGGCCCAGATCGCCCAAGGGGGCTTGCGGGATGCGGAGAGCCTGCTGGATCAACTGAGTTTATTGCCCCCCCCCATCACCCCAGAAGCCGTCTGGGATCTGGTGGGAGCCGTGCCAGAGCGGGATCTCCTGGCCCTAACCCAGGCCATCGCCAGCCAACAACCCGAAACCATCCTTGATGTGGCCCGCCAGTTAATGAACCGGGGCCGGGAACCGCTGATTGTGCTGCAAAATCTAGCCAGTTTTTACCGGGATTTACTAATTGCGAAAACGGCTCCCCAACGGCCCGATCTGGTGGCGATTACGACGGAAACGTGGCAACAGATGTGCAGTTTCACCCAGGGAATTAATTTAGATATTATTTTGCGGGGACAGCAGCATTTACGCAGCAGTGAGGTGCAACTTAAAAATACAACCCAGCCTCGGCTGTGGTTAGAAGTGACCCTCATGGGGTTGCTGCCCAGCACCTTAGGGGCTGCCGCCTCGATCGCTGCCGTTTCCGCCCCCCCCATAGCCCTCGGAACCGTACCCCCCGCCGTACCCCCGGTAGTTCCCCCCGCTCCCAGCCCCGCAGCCATGGGTCAGGCTATGGACCCAGCCATGGCGACTTACCCAATGGTTCCAGCGGCTCCGGCGGCTCCTCCCCAAAGTCCAGGGATCGCCCCAACCCCGCTCCCAGCCCCAGAGCCAGGAACTGCTACCACCGCCGAAGCCACTCCCGACCTCGGCCAACTCTGGCAACGGATCATGAACCGCTTGGAATCTAAAAGCACCAAAGCCTTGCTGGAACAGCATGTGCATTTAGTCTCGTTCCAGGGTTCCAGGGCCATGATTTCCAGCCCCCCAGGACTCAAGGAAATCGTCCACAGCCGCCTGGATCTGATTCAACAAGCCTTTAGCCAAGTGGTGGGCCGATCGGTGGCCATTCAAGTGGAAACCTTGGCCAAGGCCAGCCCGCCCCCCGGAGTGGTAACCGTTCCTCCGAACCCAGTTTCCCCGCCATCTCCACCGTCCTATGGTTCTCCTGCCCCACCATCCCCGGTTTCTGCGGCTTATACGGCGGCTCAGTCCGCTGGATCGGCCCATGCGCCCGGAGTAGCCCCCAGTCCGCCCTTACCGACCACACCGCCAGCCCCGACCCCTGGGACGGCGATCGCCCCCGCTTCCCAGGCTCACGCTCCAGGAACCCCACCGTCCATCGCTCCGGCTCCGGTGGCTCCGGCTCCGGTGGCTCCGGCTCCTATAGCGTCCGATGCCATAACTACCGGTACTATGGCATCTGGTGCAGTGGCTTCCGGTCCAGTGGCATCTGGTGCAGTGGCTTCCGGTGCAACCCCAGCAGCCCCTAAGGGTAAGGCTCCCCCAGATCTGCCAACCATACCAACCCCTAGTGCTGGGGTTACCTCCCCGACCGCTGCCCCGAACCCAACCACAACTCTCCCAAACCCAGCAACCCCACCCGCTCCGCCGTCTCCAACTCCTACCCCGCTGCCCATAACCCATCCCGCTCCGTCCACCCTGGCAACCGTGTGGAGTGAAGATGAGGTGGTGGAAATAGCCAAACAGTTCGCCGAGTTTTTTCGTGGAGAAAGGGTGCAGGAAAATCAATTGGAGGAAGAAGCCGTTGATCTGGACTATTGGAACCAGTCTCCAGGCGATGATGATGACGATATTCCCTTTTAA
- a CDS encoding response regulator, producing the protein MWCAPSGGTPHDPFRTAVTFNLIFINSQGLELAKTILYHCIQKSLEYQSIPLVLMTKIYDLQSSQLLMNHRFWSYITKPIIVANLVKIIKDITTGIIKPPGLSTLASIVVAPPPIPSPQAVSLSLDPDLDAALDAALDTACQGILTLDCDDLSKPSPIPVTVAQGGKPLSPFSSLSSQHFNSQIRLLVVDDHAINQKVAQGLLQQLGLKSEIVSDGQEAIETLKGAPLDNPYTLVFMDCQMPEMDGYETTRQIRQGVAGATNQNIPIIAMTANAMEGDREKCLAAGMSDYISKPLNPQLLDVILRQWLDLEQDSGSDSSRQDITADGDRAKTLERSTPQNTKQAMIMETKTSEMKTSEMKTSETSTSIEDSNDRAQGNNPEKIPIFDPTVFLQNCGNDRALTAQVGRFFLEDILEEIDSLKQYLRAEESYSLVCKAHGIKGLAAHVGGKALRTIALKLEEAAIAEDLTMAQTYIPALEYECSQLQIALKQWLSTLNA; encoded by the coding sequence ATGTGGTGTGCCCCCTCCGGGGGCACACCACACGACCCATTTAGGACTGCTGTAACGTTTAATTTAATTTTTATTAATTCCCAAGGATTAGAGTTAGCTAAAACCATACTTTATCATTGTATCCAAAAAAGTTTAGAATACCAGTCTATTCCCTTAGTTCTCATGACTAAAATTTATGATTTACAAAGCTCTCAACTCCTAATGAATCATCGCTTTTGGAGTTATATTACCAAGCCTATTATTGTAGCCAATTTGGTCAAGATTATCAAGGACATTACCACAGGCATTATCAAACCTCCAGGACTCTCAACCTTAGCCTCGATCGTAGTAGCACCGCCACCCATACCCTCACCCCAAGCTGTAAGTCTATCCCTAGATCCTGACCTAGATGCTGCCTTAGATGCAGCCCTCGATACAGCCTGTCAGGGTATACTGACCCTAGACTGTGATGATTTATCAAAACCCTCACCGATTCCAGTCACCGTAGCGCAAGGAGGGAAACCCTTAAGCCCGTTTAGCTCACTGAGTTCTCAGCATTTCAATTCTCAAATCCGTTTATTAGTTGTAGATGATCACGCTATTAACCAAAAGGTAGCTCAAGGTTTATTACAACAACTTGGATTAAAATCAGAGATAGTGAGTGATGGTCAAGAAGCCATAGAAACCCTGAAAGGGGCACCCCTAGACAATCCCTATACCTTGGTTTTTATGGATTGCCAAATGCCAGAGATGGATGGCTACGAAACAACCCGTCAGATTCGTCAAGGTGTGGCCGGTGCCACTAACCAGAACATTCCTATTATTGCCATGACTGCTAATGCAATGGAGGGCGATCGCGAAAAATGTTTGGCGGCAGGGATGAGTGACTACATCAGTAAACCCCTCAACCCCCAACTTCTGGACGTAATTTTAAGACAATGGTTAGATCTAGAGCAGGATTCTGGATCAGATAGTTCCCGTCAGGATATAACCGCAGATGGGGATAGGGCTAAAACCCTAGAACGATCGACACCTCAAAATACCAAACAGGCTATGATCATGGAAACCAAGACTAGTGAAATGAAAACTAGTGAAATGAAAACTAGTGAGACCAGCACCAGTATAGAGGACAGCAACGATCGCGCCCAAGGCAACAACCCAGAGAAAATTCCCATCTTCGATCCAACAGTATTCCTACAGAACTGTGGCAACGATCGAGCCTTAACTGCCCAAGTAGGCCGATTCTTTTTAGAGGACATTCTAGAAGAAATCGACAGTCTCAAGCAATATTTAAGGGCTGAAGAGTCCTACAGCTTAGTCTGTAAAGCCCATGGCATTAAGGGCTTAGCAGCCCATGTGGGTGGGAAGGCATTAAGAACCATTGCCCTTAAGCTAGAAGAAGCTGCCATAGCAGAAGACCTCACCATGGCTCAAACCTATATCCCGGCCCTAGAATACGAATGCTCTCAATTACAAATTGCCCTAAAACAATGGTTATCTACCCTAAACGCTTGA